In the genome of Marinomonas algicola, the window TAATCTCCATACCTATGATATTGTCATTAACAATACCAGAGCCCGCCAGTTTCAGCCTTGCTAGATGATAAGAATCCGATTCAACTAACAGTGCACCGGTGTTCTCATCCAATTTAAATGGAATATTATTAATGGTCAAAAGTTCAACAATTTGATCCGCATTATAATCCGTTATACTGCTTAAAACTGGTTTATATTCGGTGCCATTACTCCACAGCACGGCCGCCAGACCTATTGCTATAGACGCAGCTAAGCCGACCATTAAAGCCAACTGCCTTATTACAGTTAGTTTATTAAAGCCAGTAAGCAATTCTACATAGAGCTTTTGATCTGATTGAGCCGAAACATTATCCATTTAAGAGAGCCAATGATTATTAAACTTAAATAGGCATGTTCATAATTTTTTCGTATGCATCAACAAGCTTATTTCTGACTTGAGTCATCGCTTCAAAAGAAACACTCGACTTTTGAAGACCGATCATTACTTGAGGTAGGTCTACACCTTCAACCCCTCGCTCATAAGACTGAGCCAAATTTTTCGACTCAGCTTGTAGAGTATTTACATTATCGACTGCATTTTTCAGCATTGCCGAAAAGTCAGCCCGCTCAATACCATTTTCAACACCGGCGATGTCCCCTACTTTATTTATAGGGTTAGTAATTGACGCGGGTTGTTGAATTTGTGAGCGCATGTCTCTCATTTGAGACAAAACCTGATTTATGTCTGGCCTGTTTGTGACCATAGCACCCATCCTAAAAAATTACCTATTAAAGCAGCTTAGCACAAAGATGATAGAAATATGATATAAAATCAATCAACTTCTAAACCGCACTCTCTCATTTTTGCAATTTTATACCGTAATGTTCTTGGGCTAATACCCAGTTTCTCAGCCACCTCTTTTCTTTTTCCGTTACTGTCGATTAACGCTTGAGCAATAATTCTGAATTCATGTTGTTGTACACCTTGCCCAAGAATTGACGCCGCATTATCGTCTATATCTTCGTTCTCAGACAAGTCATCCGCGCTAATAGCATCAAAAACAATCTGTGGCGCTTCTATCTTATCATCCATTGATAAAATTAACGCTCGCTGAATGACATTTTCTAATTCCCTAACGTTACCTGGCCATGGGTGTGACTCGAGTTTACTTTGCGCTTCAAGAGTCATAACCGGCTGTGGTATACGCATTTTCAACGCGTATTTTTCTAACATCATTTTGGCAATAGGCAAAATATCGGCTTTACGCTCTCTAATTGGTGGCCATTTCAGAGGAAAGACATTTAATCTGTAGTACAGATCTTCCCGGAAACCGCCTTCTTTAACGTATTCAGCAAGATCTCGGTTTGTGGTGGCCAAAATCCGAATATTCAAAGGAATAGGCTTTTTGCCTCCCAACCTTTCAACCTCATTTTCTTGAATAACGCGTAAAAGCTTAGCCTGCAAGCCGATATCCATTTCCGTAATTTCATCAAGTAAAATGGTTCCTCCATTTGCTTGTTCAAACTTTCCTGCTTGGGAAGTCACCGCACCAGTGTACGCGCCTTTTTCATAACCAAATAAAAGCGCTTCGAGCATATTTTCAGGGATAGCGGCACAATTTAAGGCGACAAAAGGCTCATCAGCTCGAGTAGAGTTTTGATGTATAAAACTGGCTAAAACCTCCTTCCCTGTCCCACTTTCACCACTGATTAAAACGGTTGAATCCGTTTTAGCAACGCGCTTAGCAAGGTTAAGTAAACTAATACTGGCTTTATCAATCGCTATTGGTTGATTGTTTTTTCCACTCGATTTTCTTTTCGTATGCTTCATTACGACAGACACAAGCTCATTGGCTTGAAAAGGCTTTAACAAATAGTCTACAGCACCGTCTCTCATGGCCTCTACCGCTTTGGATATGTCGCCATAAGCCGTCATAAGCATAATAGGCATATCAGGGTAATGATCCACTACGTGTTTAAGTAAATGATAGCCATCAACACCTGGTAAATTAATGTCTGATATCACCATATCAAACGGTCTATGCTTGAGCATAACGATAGCATCTTCAGCATTGTAAGCCACTTTGCACTCATAATTCTCTAGCATTAACGTATCTTCTAAGGCTTCCGCTAACGCTTTATCGTCTTCAACTATTAATAATTGCACTTCTGACATTTTATACCCTTATTAATGGCAGACGAACCAATGCGGTTGTCCCTTGCCCTAACTCACTAAAGAGTTCAAATTGACCATGATGGGCCCTTGATATGGCTTTCACCACCATAATCCCTAACCCCGTTCCATTTTGTTTAGTCGTAATGAACCCCTGATGTATTTTTTGTAACAAATCAGGAGACATGCCTACCCCGGAGTCAATACAATAAATACTCAAAAACGCGTCTTTAATCTCTATTTTTACTTTAACAACGCCACCTTCATCTTGTGCATCAATACCATTATTAATTAAATTCAATAATGCGCCTATCAAGGTATCTTTATTACATTGTAAAAGATATTCCGGTAATAGTTTAGGCAGATCAAACTCTAATTGGGCATTCTTTTGCTGGCAAACCTCAATGGCAGCCGCATTAAACTCTTTTAAAAACACGAGCACATTAAGCTTTGAGTCTAAACGAACGTCGCTTTTAGAAAAGACCAACATATCTCTGATTTGCCTTTCCATATGCTGCAATCGTCCCATTAGCTTAACCGAGAACTTCAACCTATTTTCTAGACTTATATTCTCTTTCTGTAAATGTCCTGCATATAACGTCGCTGTCGAAAGAGGTGTCCTTATCTGGTGAGCTAAAGCGGCAACCATGGTTCCCATGTTTGACAACCTTTCATGATGAGCCAGTTGCTTTTGCAGTTTATGCGTTTCTGTGAGATCAACAAATACGACCAGTTGACCTGGAACATCACCAAGAGATGATGTTTCAACACGAACACGCCTCCCACTAACCATAGAAACTTCATAACCATCATCCTGTTTAGGGGAAAAACTTTCAGAGACGACTTTTGACCAGGACTCCCCAACTAGTGGAGAGGAAAAGAGTTGCGATGCGGCACTATTAGCCATCACAATCATGCCATCAGAACTCAGCAACAGAACGCCTACAGGCATAGATTCAAACAGCTGTTGGAATTGGCGCAGTAATAATTGATTCTTTTTCTCTTCTTTGGCCTTCTCCTGCTCTGCAAACGCCAATCGTTCAGATAGAACCTCAGCTTGCTTCTGCAAATCATTATAGGAATTGGCCAAGACTTCTGATGACAACAAAAACTCATCAAAAGCCGCTTTTAAAACGGCTATTTCTTCATCTTTTGTCACTAAAACTCCGATTTATCAATATTGTAACGTCGCATTTTTTCAATCAAAGTTGTACGTTGTATCTGCAGGTTTTGGGCCGCTTTAGAAACGACTCCGTTTGCGACTAAAAGAGCCTGTCGAATAAGAAGTGATTCAAGCCGCTTAACATGCAAGTTTAAATCAACCGCATTTATCGCAGGTAATTTAGATAATCGTGATATTTTTTGCAGAATGGGCTTCAGCTCTTCATATTGCCAAGGAAGAGGTAAATACCAAGACGTAGGCGCTGACAAATTAACCTCATCAGAAGACCGCAAGCAAATAACGGGAATTAAGGAGTTGATATAAAAATCATTTAACGATCCTATGATTACAAAATTAGGATCATCGGCAATGTTATCACCGGCAATAATACCCACTCCAATAAAATTTAATAATAAAGTGACATCACGCTCTTCAGACGCTGTTAAGCCATAAATTAGTGCTTTCATCTACGCTCCTGTTCATTAATAAACAATATAAACGCATGACCTTAGAATTGAGACATGAAACTACGACAAAACAGCGTCCAAAATTAAATCAAACCTAGCATCAGATGACTCATAAGTTTGATAATAGTCCAATTCACCTAAAAACGGTGCATCAACTAGTGCCTTTAATGTTTGCAGATTTTCTTTATAACAAGACATGGCACCCTGAGCGCTGTTAGCAATCCATCCAGAGAGAGCTAAGCCATCATTTTTTATAGACTCAATTGTTAACAATGTATGATTAATGCAGCCTAATTTCATATTTACAACTAGGATCACAGGCAAACCTAACGATTTCGCTAAATCAGACATCAACTCCCTATCATTTAATGGCACTTTCCAGCCTCCAGCGCCCTCGATTAAAGCGAAGTCATGGGGGGTCAATAAAGATCCCTTTATAAAACCATCCAGACGACTCACTGTAATTAGCTTACTCTCTCTTTGAGCCGCAATATGAGGTGCAATTGCCGGCTCAAAGACAATGGGATTTACTTGAGAGTAGTGCATATTCACTGAAGACGCTTTTTGAATCATTAAAGCATCATCATTTACGAGTTCATCATCGACTTGGGCTGCGCCCGCGGCAATTGGCTTTAATCCAAAACTTTTAATATCCCTTCGCGCCGCCGCCTTTAAAAGACCAACCGTAACATAGGTTTTACCCGCATCCGTATCTGTACCCGTTACAAAAAAACGTTTTTTACTATTTTTCATTTTTAAACCTTTCTTGCGACAACATAAGCCACGCTATAACTCAAAGGAATCCCAATACCATCATGTAAAGCATGATATGAACCAACAAACTCCCGCCAAATAGAAGGGGTTACATAAGATTTATGGGCAGAATCGGTAATGACACTTGCGCCCACTTTTTTGACGGAATAAACCGCACTCTGCACTGAGTCAAAATGCATTGTAATAACGGTGCATTTTTGATCTTCAATCACAAAGCCAGACGGCACCAAGTTGGCAAGTATTTCTTCAAAGTGGGGATATTGATTACTATGAAGTCTGCCATCAACCTTTTCCCAAGAATCGGCTATTTCCTGCATTGAACCATCACATAAAGTGGAAAAGCACCAATACCCCCCTTTTTCTAAGGCGCGATTGATTTCTTTAAACAAAGAGAAATGAGACGTGGTCCATTGAATCGCTAGACTGGAGAAAAACAAATCAACAGAGTCGGAAGGAAAAGGAAGATGCTCTGCATCAGCACAGATAAAAGTCGCATTAGGCGTTTTTTCGCGTGCTACATTGAGCATTTCAACAGACAAATCAAGCGCCATTAATTCATCTGACATCGTTATTAGAGCCGGCAACGCATTACCCGTACCACACCCTAAATCAGCGGTTCGCCTAAAACTACTTTTAGGCAACATTGAAATCAAGGAAGCTAATACCTGATGCTGAAAACCCGCATGCTGATCATAAGTAACAGCCGCTCGACCAAAACTCTTCGCTAGCTGCTGCTTATAGAGAGTAGAAGGGTTAGACGCCATAAATAAACTGTTCAATTAAGTCTTTGCTCTTTTCTACTTTTTCTAAAAAAGGTTGATGAGAACACCCATCAATTACTTCAACACGCTGCTTTCCACTTATCTGATCTAACTCAGACAAAACGTCATAGGGCACCAACGCATCTTGTTTTCCATAGATATGTAAATTTGGGCAATCGAGTAAGGCAAACTCTCTACGAACGTCCAAATTTTTGAGTAACCGTAAACCTCCATCCAACGCCAAACCATTGAACGCCTCAGGATTTACATATTCTATTAGCTGCTTCTGCAACACTCGAGAGTCATTAGCCCCTTTAGATTGCAAAGCAATAAACCGCCTCAGAGCCGTATCAGGAGATTCATGCACCAGTTTTGCAAAATTGTTAAACGATGATTCATCCATTCCTGTAGGCCACTCATCTTGCCTCACAAAACAAGGGGAAGAAGAAAACGTAATCAAACCTTTAACACGACTTGAACGTCTTGCCGCAACGTAAGTGGCAATCATTCCACCTAAAGACCATCCGATCCACCAACTTGAATCAGGAGCAATTTCCAAAAATTGCTCAGTCAATACATCGATATCGTAATTCATGCCTAAACGAGTCAACTGCAAACTGTCGCTATTCGACGTAATACCCGGTAAATCCACCAACACTATATAAAATTTTTCACTTAAGGCCTCAGCAAATGGCAACATGCTCTCCTTTGGCATGCCCCAACCTGGAATCATAAAAATAGCCTGATTGCTACGCTCGCCAAGACAACTGTACTCTAATTGAAATCGCATTGCTTTCACCCTAATAGACTATGTTTATTTACTGATTTGGCAAAGAACGCTCTAGTGCATAGACTAACATATCAATATCTTGCAAACTATGTGAGGCAGATAAGGTAATACGCAAGCGCGCTAGGCCGATAGGCACTGTCGGAGGCCGAATTGCCGTACACCAAACGCCCCTGGACTTCAATTGCTCACTCATTGTTAATGCAACCGAACTTTCGCCGACTAAAATTGGCTGTATAGCCGTAGATGATGGCATTAATTCTAAGGAATAGGCTTGCATTTTTTGCCGGAAGTAACGAATATTTTCCGCCAATTTACCACGTAATTCACCCCCTTCCGATGACTGAAGTAAACGAATACTTGCCGAAGTCACTTGAGCCACAGCAGGAGACATCGCGGTCGTATAAATATATGGGCGAGCAAATTGAGTAAGGTATTCGCCAATATCACTAGTGGTTGCTATAAATGCACCCGCCGTTCCAATCGCCTTACCAAAAGTTCCCATTAAGATAGGAACCTCTATTGACGATAAACTAGAAACACCTAAACACCCTCTGCCTGAGTCTCCCATACACCCAATACCATGAGCATCATCAACCATTAATAACGCCTTGTATTGATCTGCTAGGGCCGCCAATTCACGTAACGGTGCCATATCACCGTCCATACTAAATACACCATCCGTTACCAGCAGCGACCCCACAGAGGCGTTTTTTAATAGCCGTTCACAGCCAGCAACATCATTATGAACATAACGACGTAAACGACTCTCTGATAGTTTTGCTCCATCAACAAGAGAAGCGTGATTCAACTTATCACCGATTACCTCTCTCGTTTTATGGCCTAATGCGGTAACAGCACCCAAATTAGCCATATAACCGGCACTGAATAACATGACCTTTTCATAGCCTAGCCATTGAGCAATATCTTCTTCAAGCTTTTGATGAGCAAAAGAATGACCAACAACAAGATGCGATGCACCACTACCAACGCCATAGTCATCAACGGCGCATTTGAGGGATTTCTTTAGTACGGGGTGATTTGCTAATCCTAGGTAATCATTTGAGCAAAAAGCAACATAAGGCTTACCGTCAATCACGGTATGAGGTGTTTGCGGTCCGTCGAGAACGACTGATTTTCGAATTAGATTCGCTTGCTGTCGATCAACAAGCGACTCATTCATCCAATCAGGTAAATCAAACATGAACACTTGCGTCGTAAAAAAGCCTATCTTCTTGCTGTTTTTTAACTTGAACCAACAAAGCTTCTTTTTCGGCTTCATCAGAAAGCGCTTCTGTTTTTTCCGTATTAATACCTAACTTATCAAATAGCTGCATATCTTTATGCGCTTCTGGGTTTGGTGTGGTAAGCAATTTCTCTCCATAAAAAATAGAGTTTGCACCAGCCATAAAACACAAAGCCTGCATCTGCTCATTCATACCTTCACGCCCAGCGGATAAACGGACATGGGACATTGGCATCATAATGCGAGCAACAGCGATGGTTCGAATAAACTCAAAAGGCTCTAAATCATCTACATTT includes:
- the fliE gene encoding flagellar hook-basal body complex protein FliE codes for the protein MVTNRPDINQVLSQMRDMRSQIQQPASITNPINKVGDIAGVENGIERADFSAMLKNAVDNVNTLQAESKNLAQSYERGVEGVDLPQVMIGLQKSSVSFEAMTQVRNKLVDAYEKIMNMPI
- a CDS encoding sigma-54-dependent transcriptional regulator, which codes for MSEVQLLIVEDDKALAEALEDTLMLENYECKVAYNAEDAIVMLKHRPFDMVISDINLPGVDGYHLLKHVVDHYPDMPIMLMTAYGDISKAVEAMRDGAVDYLLKPFQANELVSVVMKHTKRKSSGKNNQPIAIDKASISLLNLAKRVAKTDSTVLISGESGTGKEVLASFIHQNSTRADEPFVALNCAAIPENMLEALLFGYEKGAYTGAVTSQAGKFEQANGGTILLDEITEMDIGLQAKLLRVIQENEVERLGGKKPIPLNIRILATTNRDLAEYVKEGGFREDLYYRLNVFPLKWPPIRERKADILPIAKMMLEKYALKMRIPQPVMTLEAQSKLESHPWPGNVRELENVIQRALILSMDDKIEAPQIVFDAISADDLSENEDIDDNAASILGQGVQQHEFRIIAQALIDSNGKRKEVAEKLGISPRTLRYKIAKMRECGLEVD
- a CDS encoding sensor histidine kinase — protein: MTKDEEIAVLKAAFDEFLLSSEVLANSYNDLQKQAEVLSERLAFAEQEKAKEEKKNQLLLRQFQQLFESMPVGVLLLSSDGMIVMANSAASQLFSSPLVGESWSKVVSESFSPKQDDGYEVSMVSGRRVRVETSSLGDVPGQLVVFVDLTETHKLQKQLAHHERLSNMGTMVAALAHQIRTPLSTATLYAGHLQKENISLENRLKFSVKLMGRLQHMERQIRDMLVFSKSDVRLDSKLNVLVFLKEFNAAAIEVCQQKNAQLEFDLPKLLPEYLLQCNKDTLIGALLNLINNGIDAQDEGGVVKVKIEIKDAFLSIYCIDSGVGMSPDLLQKIHQGFITTKQNGTGLGIMVVKAISRAHHGQFELFSELGQGTTALVRLPLIRV
- a CDS encoding helix-turn-helix domain-containing protein, whose product is MKALIYGLTASEERDVTLLLNFIGVGIIAGDNIADDPNFVIIGSLNDFYINSLIPVICLRSSDEVNLSAPTSWYLPLPWQYEELKPILQKISRLSKLPAINAVDLNLHVKRLESLLIRQALLVANGVVSKAAQNLQIQRTTLIEKMRRYNIDKSEF
- the bioD gene encoding dethiobiotin synthase: MKNSKKRFFVTGTDTDAGKTYVTVGLLKAAARRDIKSFGLKPIAAGAAQVDDELVNDDALMIQKASSVNMHYSQVNPIVFEPAIAPHIAAQRESKLITVSRLDGFIKGSLLTPHDFALIEGAGGWKVPLNDRELMSDLAKSLGLPVILVVNMKLGCINHTLLTIESIKNDGLALSGWIANSAQGAMSCYKENLQTLKALVDAPFLGELDYYQTYESSDARFDLILDAVLS
- the bioC gene encoding malonyl-ACP O-methyltransferase BioC codes for the protein MNSLFMASNPSTLYKQQLAKSFGRAAVTYDQHAGFQHQVLASLISMLPKSSFRRTADLGCGTGNALPALITMSDELMALDLSVEMLNVAREKTPNATFICADAEHLPFPSDSVDLFFSSLAIQWTTSHFSLFKEINRALEKGGYWCFSTLCDGSMQEIADSWEKVDGRLHSNQYPHFEEILANLVPSGFVIEDQKCTVITMHFDSVQSAVYSVKKVGASVITDSAHKSYVTPSIWREFVGSYHALHDGIGIPLSYSVAYVVARKV
- a CDS encoding alpha/beta fold hydrolase → MRFQLEYSCLGERSNQAIFMIPGWGMPKESMLPFAEALSEKFYIVLVDLPGITSNSDSLQLTRLGMNYDIDVLTEQFLEIAPDSSWWIGWSLGGMIATYVAARRSSRVKGLITFSSSPCFVRQDEWPTGMDESSFNNFAKLVHESPDTALRRFIALQSKGANDSRVLQKQLIEYVNPEAFNGLALDGGLRLLKNLDVRREFALLDCPNLHIYGKQDALVPYDVLSELDQISGKQRVEVIDGCSHQPFLEKVEKSKDLIEQFIYGV
- the bioF gene encoding 8-amino-7-oxononanoate synthase; this encodes MFDLPDWMNESLVDRQQANLIRKSVVLDGPQTPHTVIDGKPYVAFCSNDYLGLANHPVLKKSLKCAVDDYGVGSGASHLVVGHSFAHQKLEEDIAQWLGYEKVMLFSAGYMANLGAVTALGHKTREVIGDKLNHASLVDGAKLSESRLRRYVHNDVAGCERLLKNASVGSLLVTDGVFSMDGDMAPLRELAALADQYKALLMVDDAHGIGCMGDSGRGCLGVSSLSSIEVPILMGTFGKAIGTAGAFIATTSDIGEYLTQFARPYIYTTAMSPAVAQVTSASIRLLQSSEGGELRGKLAENIRYFRQKMQAYSLELMPSSTAIQPILVGESSVALTMSEQLKSRGVWCTAIRPPTVPIGLARLRITLSASHSLQDIDMLVYALERSLPNQ